The Prochlorococcus marinus str. MIT 1214 sequence ATTTTCATTTATAATTAAACTACAGCTTGTATGCTTTAGAAAAATAAGAAGTATTCCTTTTTGAAATTTTTTATATTGGATCCAATCATTAATGTCTTTTGTAATATCAGTAAAACCTTGTCCCTTCGTTTCAAAATCTAAAGTTGATAAAATCTGTTCCATTACTAATAAACTGTTTGACCTGACTTTATTAAATACTAACAGGTTTTTTCCTTTTCTATTAAGTTAAAGTATTTTGTATCCGATCGTATGAAAAAATATATAACCTTTTTGATTTTTAAATAATGAAAAAATGAAAAATCTAATTAAGAACTTATGATTTAAATTATTTTAAATTGATCAAATATTGATCTATTTTCATCAATTGGATATTAGAATTACACAAATATCAAATGGAATACGTTGTCAAAGTCTGCTTGGCAGCTTTTGGGTGATTACCTAAAAGATACACAGTTGTTAGGATCTATACAAAGCACTCTCTACTGGGACCAAAATACATCTATGCCTATTGCCGGCTCCACTTGGAGAGGTGAGCAATTAAGTCTTTTAGCTAAGCAACTTCATGCAAGACAAAGTTCTGAAAAGTTCGAAATTTTAATAAAAGAAGCAAAATCTGAACTTCAAAGCTTAAAAGAGAAAGACGATTTTGAATCTGAACTTATGACAGATAGGTTTAAAAATATTGAGTTGCTTGAGCAAGATTTTAATAGACAAAAAAGATTGGACCCTAAATTGGTTGTTGAGCTTGCAACAGCAAAGTCTGAAGGTTATATGTGTTGGCAGGAAGCCAGGAAAAATAATGACTTCAAAAGGTTTTCTCCAGCTCTTAAGAAATTAATTTCACTACGGACAGAGCAATCTAATCAGCTTTGTGAAGAAAGAAGTTGCTGGGAGACACTTTCCCAGCCTTTTGAACCGAACTTAACGATTAATCGTGTAAGCGAACTATTTGAACCTTTAAAAAAAAGATTGCCAGAATTGATTCAGAAGGCTGCGAAAATAACTAATAAAAAGAGTAAAAAATGGGATTTAGCAAATAGAGATCAAGAAAAGCTCTGTCAAATACTTTTAAATGATTGGTCTAGGGATCCTTCTAATACAGCTATAGCTAAGTCCCCTCATCCATTCTCAATAACTTTAGGTCCGGATGATTATCGAATTACGACTCGAATAGTTAAAGGTCAGCCACTTTCTTGCTTATTAGCTACTGCACATGAGTGGGGACATTCTCTGTATGAACAAGGCTTGCCTTCTGAAAGTCACCAATGGTTTGCATGGCCATTAGGTCAAGCAACTTCTATGGCGGTTCATGAGAGTCAATCTCTATTTTGGGAAAATAGAATTGCTAGGAGCTTTTCATTTGCAAAGTCTTTTTGGCATCATTTTGAGAATGCAGGTGCTCCAATACACTCTGGAAATGATTTATGGATCAATCTAAATCCATTTACTCCAGGGTTGAATCGAGTAGAGGCCGATGAACTTAGTTATGGCTTGCACATAATGATTAGGACTGACTTGGAAATTGATCTTCTAGAGAGAGGGCTTTCTGTAGAAGATCTTCCTAATGAATGGAATAAAAGGTATTTGAATCTTCTTGGTGTTTTGCCAGAAAATGATACTGAAGGATGTTTGCAAGATGTTCACTGGAGTGAGGGGATGTTTGGTTATTTCCCTTCTTATTTGCTTGGTCATCTTATTAGCGCTCAGTTAACAAAAACTCTGGAAGAAGATTTAGGGAAAATTGAAAATATTATTGAAGCCAATGAAATCAGTAAAATTTTGGGTTGGCTTCGCAAAAATGTTCATCATCATGGGAGAAGTTTGGATTCCGAGGAACTTGTAAAGAAGGTCTCTGGAGCAACATTATCACCAAATTATTTTCTTGAATACTTAGACAATAAACTTGAAAAGCTTTCTACAATCTCTAATTAAAATATACATTTATTAGGATAAAAATTAAGTAAAGCATATCTTTTATTGAAATTTTTCTAAATTATTTGCCAGAACTTCATTTGCATTTACTGCGTTGATTTACCATGTAAGAACATAAAAAAATACTATGGCTAACCTTGACCAAGCACCTAGCAGAACAATGCCTAATCTGCTTCATGTCTTACCTGCGTTTGCCAATGAATCTGAACATAGAGTCAACACAGTCGTTGAGTTGAATTCAAATACAATAAATAAATACGAGCTTATTACTGAAACAGGGCATCTAAAGCTTGATCGAGTTGGATATTCGTCCCTCGCCTACCCATTCGCTTATGGATGTCTTCCACGTACGTGGGATGAAGACGGTGATCCATTAGATATCGAAATTGTTAATGTTACAGAGCCGTTAGTACCCGGTTCAATAGTTGAAGCAAGGATTATAGGAATAATGACCTTTGATGATGGAGGTGAAGTTGACGACAAAGTTATTGGCGTAATAGCCGATGATAAGAGGATGGATCACATAAAAAGCTTTGAACAATTAGGTAAGCATTGGATTAAGGAAACAACTTATTATTGGGAGCATTATAAAGATCTTAAAAAACCAGGAACTTGTACAGTAAATGGCTTCTTTGGTGTTGAAAAAGCAGTTGAGATTATCAAATCCTGCGAGAAGCGTTACTTATCTGAAATAGATCCTAATTTAATTAATTAAACTGTTTGAATGACTTAGGCCCTTGCAGACTTGAAAATCTCTTCTAATATTTCTCCTGCACCACGGCCTTTTAATTCATTGGCTAAGTCTATTCCTATTTCCTCTGCAGAGCTTACCGATCCTTTTTTTATATCTCTAATTAATCTTTTACCATCTAAACTTGCGACCATTCCTTCAAGAATTAATTCATCGTTGTTAATTTCAGTTCTAACGCCTATTGGAACTTGACACCCTCCTTCAAGCTCTCTGAGGAAAGACCTTTCTGCTAAACATCTTTTAGATGTTGATTCGTGTTCAAGTGTTTTTAAAATATCTAGTACCTCTTGTTGACCACTTACACATTCAATACCAAGAGCTCCCTGTCCCACAGCATGGAGTGAAATATCTGTTGGAATTAACTGATGTATTCGATTAGCAAAACCAAGCCTTTGCAATCCAGCAGCTGCCAAGATAAGACAGTCATATTCACCTGAGTCAAGTTTTTCTAATCGTGTAATAACATTTCCTCGTACATCTTTGAAAACAAGATGTGGATAA is a genomic window containing:
- a CDS encoding inorganic diphosphatase — encoded protein: MANLDQAPSRTMPNLLHVLPAFANESEHRVNTVVELNSNTINKYELITETGHLKLDRVGYSSLAYPFAYGCLPRTWDEDGDPLDIEIVNVTEPLVPGSIVEARIIGIMTFDDGGEVDDKVIGVIADDKRMDHIKSFEQLGKHWIKETTYYWEHYKDLKKPGTCTVNGFFGVEKAVEIIKSCEKRYLSEIDPNLIN
- the hemC gene encoding hydroxymethylbilane synthase yields the protein MTLDQLRIASRRSQLAMVQTNWVRDELQKAHPDLAITIEAMATQGDKILDVALAKIGDKGLFTKELEAQMLIGHAEIAVHSLKDLPTNLPEGLILGCITEREDPSDALVVNETNQIHKLETLPEGSVVGTSSLRRLAQLRYHYPHLVFKDVRGNVITRLEKLDSGEYDCLILAAAGLQRLGFANRIHQLIPTDISLHAVGQGALGIECVSGQQEVLDILKTLEHESTSKRCLAERSFLRELEGGCQVPIGVRTEINNDELILEGMVASLDGKRLIRDIKKGSVSSAEEIGIDLANELKGRGAGEILEEIFKSARA
- a CDS encoding carboxypeptidase M32, whose protein sequence is MSKSAWQLLGDYLKDTQLLGSIQSTLYWDQNTSMPIAGSTWRGEQLSLLAKQLHARQSSEKFEILIKEAKSELQSLKEKDDFESELMTDRFKNIELLEQDFNRQKRLDPKLVVELATAKSEGYMCWQEARKNNDFKRFSPALKKLISLRTEQSNQLCEERSCWETLSQPFEPNLTINRVSELFEPLKKRLPELIQKAAKITNKKSKKWDLANRDQEKLCQILLNDWSRDPSNTAIAKSPHPFSITLGPDDYRITTRIVKGQPLSCLLATAHEWGHSLYEQGLPSESHQWFAWPLGQATSMAVHESQSLFWENRIARSFSFAKSFWHHFENAGAPIHSGNDLWINLNPFTPGLNRVEADELSYGLHIMIRTDLEIDLLERGLSVEDLPNEWNKRYLNLLGVLPENDTEGCLQDVHWSEGMFGYFPSYLLGHLISAQLTKTLEEDLGKIENIIEANEISKILGWLRKNVHHHGRSLDSEELVKKVSGATLSPNYFLEYLDNKLEKLSTISN